TCATCAGTATCACTGTCCACGGTTCCCAGTGCAGTGCCCGAATCAGTGTGGTGCCCCCAATATTGCCCGGGAGGACCTGGGCAGTCATGTGAAAGAGCAGTGTGGCAGTGCCCTTGTGATTTGTCCCTTCAAAGATGCTGGCTGCAAGCACAGGGTAGGTAGCTCCCTCTCGTCTTAAATATGACGATGGAATTtgggtgtgtgttttcattttttttttttatattaatctgTACATTTGCTAATTCCGGGTGACAAAGCATCCTGGATTGGACCCACCGCCTATAtattgtctttgtgggttttgaAGGTTCTACTTGTGTTTGTGTGGGGCTTTCTTCTGGATTTTGTAGTTTTGTTCCCAAATCCCAAAAAAACGTAAATGTTAAGTAGCTGTTCAGCCGTAAACTGGGTCCATATAAATTAGTGAGTCAAGCCTACGATGTATTGGAACCTAATGCAGGTTAGGTTGCTGCTGGGGCAGGCTCCTGACCCTGTTACATCGAGCTATGTTAAAGTAGcttgatggatggatatattaggTGGGTTCTTCTTGAGTGGCACATTTAAATTCATACAATATTACACATTACCAGTAAACTGGATTCTGTAGTCCTTAAAACACCTCAGACTGATCCATTTTTGTGTGCTTGCAATGTCGCACTTTATTTCACCTCCAAACCAGGGAAACTGGAAAGTGCAGTTCAGTGCCTTACATCAAGCTGCCAGAAGCTTTTCACAAAAGAGAGCGTTCCATTCCTGTGAAACAGCCAGGTTCAGAAGGTTCTCATAAGCAAAAGCAGAATGAATCAGCCAGGATGTGGTTGAGTGTCTTTATCAATCTTTCAGGCATTCATAGGCGTGAGGTCTAGaaatttctgacattctgtgACTTTGTCCAAGCACAACTTTTAACGGATTTCAACTTCTCAAAACTTCAGCTGCCCTCACAGGGTCAAGGTAACTGAtgtcacttctttttttatttgcagtgcCCAAAAATGGGTATGACCCGCCATTTAGAAGAAGCAACTAAAGTTCACCTCACAATGATGTGTACCCTTGTAAGCCGCCAGCGGCAGGAGATTACAGAGCTGCGCCGAGAAGTTGAGGAGATGTCTGTGAGTCACGATGGAGTGCTGATCTGGAAAATTTCCGATTATACTCGAAAACTGCAGGAGGCAAAAGTTCGAAACAACTATGAATTCTTCAGCCCACCATTCTATACCCACAGATATGGATATAAGCTGCAGGTGTCTGCTTTTCTTAACGGGAATGGCAGTGGGGAGGGCACCCACCTATCCATCTACATCCGTGTACTTCCTGGCGAATATGATACCCTACTGGAGTGGCCATTCTCTTACAAGGTAACCTTCTCCATTTTGGACCAAAGCGACCCATCATTGTCCAAACCCCAACACATTACAGAGACCTTCACCCCTGATCCCAACTGGAAGAATTTTCAGAAACCTTCTAATTCTAGGAACTCTCTAGATGAGAGTACACTCGGTTTTGGATACCCCAGGTTTATCTCCCATGAGGAGATCAAAAAGCGCAACTACATCAGAGACAACTGCATTTTTCTGAAAGCGTCTGTTGAAATTCCACAAAAGATTATTGCTTAAACTTTGTATTTTGAACTTAAAAGTTCTTCCAGGTGTTTCACACTGGTGCATAGTAGATTTGGAAATGGAATCCATGGTTTGGTTTTGGTCATCTTATTTCTTCCTATTTAAAAGACCATGGAAAACTGACTGTTCCTGTCTGCCCTTCAGACTTTTAGAGATCCTGAAGAGAGTGGAGGACATGGTTCAGTTTAGAGGAACTCCTTGTGATGGCTTTGAGTAGCTGCGGGGTTGGGTAGGGTGGGTTTCTTTTATAGTGCCTGGACCCAAGTAGCAAGGAaatctcttttaatgtttctgaACAGCTCTTTGCTGACTTGGTCTTTTTCTGACAAGTTCATCTTGGGTGCTGATTAATGAGAAGTCTAGTTTAAGAAGATCTCAGGAAAATTGAGGATCAGGAATTCTGGGTGTGCATGCACACACGCTTACGCACATGTCTACTGTAaaagttttaaatgttaaatCCAAAAGAggtgtgtttttttgtgataaaTAAGGGCATATAGAAGTGGCCTGGCTGCAGTGAAGAATTTTGTATATGACGTTCCAGGACAGATTATccaaatgaataattccaaaggCCCAGTCTAGCAGTAATCAGTTTTTAGAGAGGGCAAACAATTCCCACAATTCCGTTTGGAGGGTGGGGTTGTTaggttcctgttttttttttttttttgtttggttttttttttcctttccacgAGTATACTTAATCTTGTTTGCATGtctgtatacacacacatctgTGAAGATTTAGGAGTTAATGTACTGTGGAAAAGTGACCCTTAGTCAGTTGCTTTCCATGGAATTTGGAGTTTGTTGAGCATCTCCTTGGACTGTCTCAGTAGTATTTGTCTCACTACTGCTCTGGTTGTATTGTCACTGTAATATCCGGAGATGGCTCTTCTCACACAGTGTCTAACACATCTTTGGTcagtttaagtgtgtgtgtgctcacacatttgtgaatatatatgttacttcttttttcatttgtagaaaaaaaaaatttatgtcaAAAAATGGAAACCTTCACCCCGCATTGAGCCAGCAGCTATTACTCGCGAGGTTTGTTTGACCGTAGTGTCGGATCAGAACAAAGCAACAGTGAAGTGCAGGTAGAAAGACTGAACTGTTAAACACAGAATTGTAATTAAAGAATTTATAGTACTGTTAATAtatttctatgtgtgtgtgtgtgtgtgtgtgtgtgtgtgtatctatataaatatgtatactaATGTATAAAAGGTTAAAGCT
This region of Erpetoichthys calabaricus chromosome 8, fErpCal1.3, whole genome shotgun sequence genomic DNA includes:
- the traf4a gene encoding TNF receptor-associated factor 4a; its protein translation is MPGYDYKFLEKPKRRFQCPLCNKAMREPVQVSTCGHRFCDTCLQEFLSEGVFKCPEDQLPLDYAKIYPDPDLEQQILSLSIRCIHSEEGCRWSGQMKQLQGHFSTCAFNVIPCPNRCAIKLTRRDLPDHLQHDCPKRKVKCEFCGNEFSGEAYENHQGLCPQESVYCENKCGARMMRRLLSQHCLADCPKRTQPCKFCGKEFVYDTIQSHQYHCPRFPVQCPNQCGAPNIAREDLGSHVKEQCGSALVICPFKDAGCKHRCPKMGMTRHLEEATKVHLTMMCTLVSRQRQEITELRREVEEMSVSHDGVLIWKISDYTRKLQEAKVRNNYEFFSPPFYTHRYGYKLQVSAFLNGNGSGEGTHLSIYIRVLPGEYDTLLEWPFSYKVTFSILDQSDPSLSKPQHITETFTPDPNWKNFQKPSNSRNSLDESTLGFGYPRFISHEEIKKRNYIRDNCIFLKASVEIPQKIIA